ATTGCTCACGCCGCGCGCTTCGCTGATCTTGGGCGTGCCCAGGCGCTCGACTTCATCGATGCGCACAATCGAATGCATCGGCACAAAACTGCGCACCACGCCTTCAAACTGAGCCTTGAGCTTTTCTTCGCCCGGGTCGACGACCAACTGGGTGCGCTCGCCAAAGACGAACTCTTCCACCTCCAGAAAACCCCACAGATCACTTTGATAGATCTGCTTGGCGTACATTTCGAACACCTGGCCCTGGTTGAGGAAAATCACCTTGTAGATTGGAGCTTCACGTTTGGTCATGGTGGGCGAGCAACACATCGGGGATATAAAAGAGGGCGCGAACTATAGCATGGCACCCGATGCACAGCGCTAGGAACCAATGGGCATGCCCCCTATAATGCGCGGTTCTTTACCACCAGTTGACGATTCCCATGGCCAAGAAGCTTTACATCGAAACCCACGGTTGCCAGATGAACGAGTACGACAGCTCGCGCATGGTCGATCTGCTGGGCGAACACCAGGCCCTGGAAGTCACCGCCCGCGCCGAAGATGCCGACGTAATCCTGCTCAATACCTGCTCGATCCGCGAACGGGCCCAGGACCGTGTGTACTCGCAGCTGGGCCGCTGGCGCGAATTGAAGCTGGCCAACCCGGACATGGTGATCGCCGTCGGCGGTTGCGTGGCCAGCCAGGAAGGCGCCGCGATCCGCGACCGCGCGCCCTATGTCGATGTGGTCTTCGGCCCGCAGACGCTGCACCGTCTGCCGGAAATGATCGACGCCGCGCGCGTCACCAAGTTGCCGCAAGTAGACGTATCGTTCCCCGAAATCGAAAAATTCGACCATTTGCCCGAGCCGCGCATCGATGGGCCAAGCGCCTACGTGTCGGTGATGGAAGGCTGCAGCAAATACTGCACCTTCTGTGTAGTGCCCTACACCCGTGGCGAAGAAGTCAGCCGGCCGTTCGACGATGTGCTGGCGGAAATCATCCACCTGGCCGAAAACGGCGTGCGTGAAGTGACCCTGCTGGGCCAGAACGTCAACGGTTACCGTGGCCTGACCGACGATGGCCGCCTGGCCGACCTGGCGGAGCTGATCCGTGTGGTCGCCGCCGTCGACGGCATCGAGCGCATCCGCTACACCACGTCGCACCCGCTGGAGTTCTCCGACAGCCTGATCCAGGCCCACGCCGAAGTGCCGGAGCTGGTCAAGCACCTGCATCTGCCGGTGCAGTCGGGCTCGGACCGCATCCTGTCGGCGATGAAACGCAACCATACGGCCCTGGAGTACAAATCCAAGCTGCGCAAATTGCGCGCCGCCGTGCCAGGCATCTGCATCAGCTCCGACTTCATCGTTGGCTTTCCTGGCGAGACCGAGAAAGATTTCCAGCAGACCATGAAGCTGATCGAGGACGTGGGTTTCGACTTCTCCTACTCGTTTGTCTACAGCCAACGCCCGGGCACCCCAGCGGCCGACCTGCTGGACGAAACCCCGGAAGCGCTGAAAAAGGAACGTTTGAATGCGCTGCAACATCGCCTGAATCAGCAGGGTTTCGAGATCAGCCGACAAATGGTCGGTTCGATCCAGCGCATCCTGGTGACCGATTATTCGAAAAAGGACCCTGGCGAATTGCAGGGCCGCACCGAGAACAATCGCATCGTCAACTTCCGCTGCGATAACCCGACCCTGATCGGCCAGTTTGCCGACGTGCACATCGACGCGGCCCAGCCGCACTCGTTGCGCGGGTCTCTGGTCCAGTAACACCGATCCAATGTGGGAGGGGGCTTGCCCCCGATGGCGGTGTGTCAGCCAGTACATGCGGTGACTGGCACTGCGCTATCGGGGGCAAGCCCCCTCCCACACTGGGACCGTGCAGCATTCCGATAACGTAAGTGCTTTCGCACACCGACGCCTGGCGTTATTCTCTCTTTCACCTCAACAGCCAAAGGGCGGCTAAAAGCGACCTTGAACGCACCTACAGTAGAACCCCATCGTTTTCTCCTCGAGCCCTTTGAGGCTCGCCGTTTCGCCAACCTGTGCGGACAGTTCGACGAGCACCTGCGCCTGATCGAACAACGCCTGAGCATCGAGATCCGCAACCGCGGCAATCAGTTCGAGCTCATTGGTGAACCCCACCACACCACGTCTGCGGAAAACCTGCTGCGTCGTCTCTACCGCGAAACCAAGGGCAGTGAGCTGTCGCCGGAAACGGTGCACCTGTACCTGCAGGAATCCGCCGTGGAAGACCTGGCCAGCAACCCCGTGGCCGAAGCCAGCGTGGCCCTGCGTACCAAGAAAGGCATGATTCGCCCACGCGGCTTGAATCAGCAGAAGTACGTCAAGGAAATCCTCGGCAACGACATCAACTTCGGCATCGGCCCGGCCGGTACCGGCAAGACGTATCTAGCCGTGGCCTGTGCAGTCGATGCCCTGGAGCGCGAACAGGTGCGTCGCATCCTGCTGGTGCGCCCCGCCGTCGAAGCGGGCGAAAAGCTCGGTTTCCTGCCCGGCGACCTGGCCCAGAAGATCGACCCGTACCTGCGTCCGCTCTACGACGCACTCTACGAGATGCTGGGCTTTGAATACGTCGCCAAGCTGATCGAACGCCAGGTGATCGAAATTGCTCCGCTGGCGTACATGCGTGGTCGTACCTTGAACAACAGCTTCATCATTCTCGACGAAAGCCAGAACACCACCGTCGAACAGATGAAGATGTTCCTCACCCGTATCGGTTTCGGCTCCACGGCCGTAATCACCGGCGACATCACCCAGGTCGACCTGCCCAAGGGCACCAAGTCGGGCCTGGGCCAGGTGATCGAAGTGCTCAAGGACGTGCCAGGCATCAGCTTTACGCATTTCATGCCCAAGGACGTGGTGCGCCACCCGCTGGTGCAACGCATTGTCGAGGCCTATGAGCGTTTCGAACACCGCGACGACGGCCTGTCCAAGGACGTACGCCGCGATGCTTGAGCTTGACCTGCAACTGGCCACCGAAGCGGCCGCGCCCAGCGAAGCCCAGTTCCGTCAGTGGTGCGAACTGGCCTTGCGCCAGCGCACCGCCGATTCGGAGCTGACCATTCGTCTGGTGGACGAGCCCGAAGGCCGTGAGCTGAATCACACCTGGCGTCAGAAAGACTACGCGACCAACGTGCTGTCATTCCCCGCCGACGTGCCCGACGAGTTCCTGGATATCCCGCTGCTGGGCGACCTGGTGATCTGTGTCGCGGTAGTGGAACGTGAGGCGCAGGAGCAAGAAAAGGAACTCGAGGCCCACTGGGCCCATCTAGTCATTCATGGCTGCTTGCATCTCTTGGGTTACGACCATATAGACGATGACGAAGCCGAGGAAATGGAAGCACTGGAACGAACGTTGCTTGCAGAACTGGGCCATCGAGACCCGTATGCAGACGACGAAAACCAATCGACACTCAACTGAAACAATCAAGGATTTAGAGTAATCGCTATGAGCGAAGACCGATCGAGCAACGGGCAAAAGTCATGGCTGGGT
This region of Pseudomonas sp. MUP55 genomic DNA includes:
- the miaB gene encoding tRNA (N6-isopentenyl adenosine(37)-C2)-methylthiotransferase MiaB translates to MAKKLYIETHGCQMNEYDSSRMVDLLGEHQALEVTARAEDADVILLNTCSIRERAQDRVYSQLGRWRELKLANPDMVIAVGGCVASQEGAAIRDRAPYVDVVFGPQTLHRLPEMIDAARVTKLPQVDVSFPEIEKFDHLPEPRIDGPSAYVSVMEGCSKYCTFCVVPYTRGEEVSRPFDDVLAEIIHLAENGVREVTLLGQNVNGYRGLTDDGRLADLAELIRVVAAVDGIERIRYTTSHPLEFSDSLIQAHAEVPELVKHLHLPVQSGSDRILSAMKRNHTALEYKSKLRKLRAAVPGICISSDFIVGFPGETEKDFQQTMKLIEDVGFDFSYSFVYSQRPGTPAADLLDETPEALKKERLNALQHRLNQQGFEISRQMVGSIQRILVTDYSKKDPGELQGRTENNRIVNFRCDNPTLIGQFADVHIDAAQPHSLRGSLVQ
- a CDS encoding DUF1820 family protein, which codes for MTKREAPIYKVIFLNQGQVFEMYAKQIYQSDLWGFLEVEEFVFGERTQLVVDPGEEKLKAQFEGVVRSFVPMHSIVRIDEVERLGTPKISEARGVSNVMPFPMPMPEK
- a CDS encoding PhoH family protein, translated to MNAPTVEPHRFLLEPFEARRFANLCGQFDEHLRLIEQRLSIEIRNRGNQFELIGEPHHTTSAENLLRRLYRETKGSELSPETVHLYLQESAVEDLASNPVAEASVALRTKKGMIRPRGLNQQKYVKEILGNDINFGIGPAGTGKTYLAVACAVDALEREQVRRILLVRPAVEAGEKLGFLPGDLAQKIDPYLRPLYDALYEMLGFEYVAKLIERQVIEIAPLAYMRGRTLNNSFIILDESQNTTVEQMKMFLTRIGFGSTAVITGDITQVDLPKGTKSGLGQVIEVLKDVPGISFTHFMPKDVVRHPLVQRIVEAYERFEHRDDGLSKDVRRDA
- the ybeY gene encoding rRNA maturation RNase YbeY; this encodes MLELDLQLATEAAAPSEAQFRQWCELALRQRTADSELTIRLVDEPEGRELNHTWRQKDYATNVLSFPADVPDEFLDIPLLGDLVICVAVVEREAQEQEKELEAHWAHLVIHGCLHLLGYDHIDDDEAEEMEALERTLLAELGHRDPYADDENQSTLN